In Methanomicrobium antiquum, one DNA window encodes the following:
- a CDS encoding RlmE family RNA methyltransferase gives MGSQWGADRYYQKSRREGYRSRAAYKILDIQNKFNIIRSDDNIVDLGAAPGSWSQALRDMTDGQVIAVDLNPIVPIENVITIKGDFTTEKVQSQILSHVDLVNVVVCDASPKLSGQKAYDQARAIGLCEQALHFACLILKPGGNFVIKSFQGEMFKELLDEARENFYAVKVYRSKATRRGSTEAYIVARNFKGFSNVSDRQL, from the coding sequence ATGGGATCTCAGTGGGGCGCAGACAGGTATTACCAAAAATCCAGACGTGAAGGGTACAGGTCACGTGCGGCTTATAAAATTCTTGATATTCAAAACAAATTCAACATTATCAGGTCTGATGATAATATTGTTGATTTGGGAGCGGCTCCCGGAAGCTGGTCACAGGCACTTCGTGATATGACTGACGGGCAGGTAATTGCAGTTGATCTAAATCCAATTGTGCCAATTGAAAATGTCATAACAATAAAAGGTGATTTTACAACTGAAAAGGTTCAGTCACAAATTCTGTCACATGTTGATTTAGTAAATGTTGTTGTATGCGATGCATCTCCAAAACTGTCAGGTCAAAAAGCATATGATCAGGCAAGAGCAATAGGGCTTTGTGAACAGGCCCTTCATTTTGCATGCCTTATTTTGAAACCCGGAGGGAATTTTGTTATTAAATCTTTCCAGGGTGAAATGTTTAAGGAGCTTTTGGACGAGGCAAGAGAGAATTTTTATGCAGTAAAAGTTTACAGATCAAAGGCTACCAGAAGAGGGAGTACTGAAGCATATATAGTTGCTAGAAATTTTAAGGGATTTTCAAATGTTTCTGACAGACAGTTATAA
- a CDS encoding transcriptional regulator: MRSHLCDITRCDEIARLYLPQVRAELVYRLVTTRGIPQARVARWMGITRAAVSQYISRKRGFGDINISQDLDDIIEAWAEGIITGEGSVTICDLCNCINNTNNLDNNLKNNDNMTNTI; encoded by the coding sequence ATGAGATCTCATTTATGCGATATTACAAGATGTGATGAAATAGCGCGACTTTACCTTCCCCAGGTTAGAGCTGAATTAGTCTACAGGCTTGTTACAACCAGAGGAATTCCACAGGCAAGAGTTGCCAGATGGATGGGAATAACAAGAGCCGCAGTATCACAGTACATAAGCAGAAAAAGAGGTTTTGGAGATATTAATATTTCACAGGATTTAGATGATATTATTGAGGCCTGGGCAGAGGGCATTATAACCGGAGAAGGCTCTGTAACTATCTGTGATCTTTGCAATTGTATTAATAATACAAACAATCTGGATAATAATCTCAAAAATAACGATAATATGACAAATACAATCTAA
- a CDS encoding MarR family transcriptional regulator, protein MSTVNSVNKIRLPPSAKVVLSILEDGKAKTFKDMTDEAEIAPRTIRYALKRLKESGLIIEKFNFRDARQVLYQKNTITKSDKTPEMAST, encoded by the coding sequence ATGTCAACAGTTAACAGCGTTAACAAGATCAGACTTCCGCCTTCAGCTAAAGTAGTACTTAGCATTCTTGAAGATGGAAAAGCAAAGACGTTTAAGGATATGACTGATGAAGCGGAGATAGCACCAAGAACAATCAGATATGCACTAAAGCGCCTGAAGGAGAGCGGACTCATAATCGAAAAGTTCAATTTCAGAGATGCCAGACAGGTATTATATCAGAAGAATACAATTACAAAATCTGATAAAACTCCGGAAATGGCATCAACATGA
- a CDS encoding Mrp/NBP35 family ATP-binding protein — translation MSENKPASECDGNCKGCASANSCTDPKKTGSGLPPKVEMDVKHVILVLSGKGGVGKSTVATNLAMSLANKGYKTGIADVDIHGPNIPKMLGIEDEKLTSMDGKKIDPVMVMGNLGVVSMAFLLPDTSSPVIWRGAMKNTAIKQFLEDVNWGSLDFLVVDLPPGTGDEALSVVQMAPNISGAVIVTTPQDVAVLDSSKSVKFIEKLDVKVLGIIENMSGLICPHCGEKVDLFGSGGGEKAAKELNVPYLGAIPLDPDMRKAGDEGKPFIVRRDGTEQNKVTWQHVDDVMENILKEIKED, via the coding sequence ATGAGTGAGAATAAACCAGCGTCAGAATGTGATGGAAACTGCAAAGGATGTGCATCTGCAAACAGTTGTACAGATCCAAAAAAGACTGGATCAGGACTCCCTCCAAAAGTCGAGATGGATGTAAAACATGTGATTTTAGTCTTAAGCGGCAAAGGAGGAGTAGGCAAAAGTACTGTTGCAACAAATCTTGCAATGTCACTTGCAAACAAAGGATATAAAACAGGTATTGCCGATGTCGATATTCATGGCCCGAACATCCCAAAGATGCTTGGAATAGAAGATGAAAAACTTACGTCTATGGACGGAAAGAAGATAGATCCTGTAATGGTTATGGGCAACCTCGGTGTTGTTTCAATGGCGTTTCTGCTTCCTGATACTTCCAGTCCTGTAATCTGGAGGGGAGCTATGAAAAATACAGCAATTAAACAGTTCCTTGAAGATGTAAACTGGGGATCGCTTGACTTTTTAGTAGTAGATCTCCCACCAGGAACCGGTGATGAGGCATTATCTGTTGTTCAGATGGCCCCTAATATCTCCGGCGCGGTTATTGTTACAACACCACAGGATGTTGCAGTTCTTGATTCTTCCAAATCTGTTAAATTCATAGAAAAACTTGATGTCAAAGTTCTTGGAATCATTGAGAACATGAGTGGTTTAATATGCCCTCACTGTGGAGAAAAAGTAGATCTCTTTGGTTCAGGCGGTGGAGAAAAAGCTGCAAAGGAATTGAATGTCCCATATCTTGGAGCAATTCCATTAGATCCTGATATGAGAAAAGCAGGGGATGAAGGAAAACCATTCATTGTCCGCCGTGACGGAACAGAACAGAACAAAGTTACATGGCAGCATGTTGATGATGTTATGGAAAATATTCTTAAAGAAATAAAAGAAGATTAA
- the npdG gene encoding NADPH-dependent F420 reductase: protein MKIGIIGGTGDIGEGIALRVSDRHEIILGSRDPAKAVETAEKIIDILKERGITGNCRGTTNEDAVKEAELVVISLPFQHVASTLAGINPEYFENKIVISPVNPMERKDGCFMYCPPDEGSAALAIKKMLPESARLVTAFNNIAARKWAKLDVILDYTVAVTSDDAEAKKKVMEFVSEISKLQPVDAGKLDVACIVESLTPLTINIAQNSKLKDLSIYMK, encoded by the coding sequence ATGAAAATTGGAATTATTGGTGGTACCGGAGATATAGGCGAAGGAATTGCACTTCGCGTATCTGACAGGCATGAAATAATACTTGGTTCACGCGATCCTGCAAAAGCAGTAGAGACGGCAGAAAAAATTATAGATATTTTAAAAGAACGCGGAATTACAGGAAACTGCCGCGGAACTACAAATGAAGATGCTGTAAAAGAGGCTGAACTGGTTGTAATCTCACTTCCATTTCAACATGTAGCTTCAACTCTTGCAGGAATAAATCCGGAATATTTCGAGAACAAAATTGTAATCTCTCCTGTCAATCCTATGGAAAGAAAAGACGGATGTTTCATGTACTGCCCGCCGGATGAAGGATCTGCGGCACTTGCGATTAAGAAAATGCTTCCTGAATCTGCAAGACTTGTAACCGCATTTAATAATATCGCGGCACGAAAATGGGCTAAACTAGATGTAATTTTGGATTACACTGTTGCAGTTACAAGTGATGATGCTGAGGCAAAAAAGAAGGTAATGGAATTTGTATCTGAAATCTCAAAGCTTCAGCCGGTTGATGCCGGAAAACTGGATGTTGCATGTATTGTCGAGAGTCTTACGCCTCTTACAATAAATATTGCCCAAAACAGCAAATTGAAAGATTTGAGTATCTATATGAAATAA
- a CDS encoding IS1634 family transposase, which produces MPFIDGFDDESILSVGHLGIVAGAYDSLGIANIIDNAIPKTRNHNLTHSQAVKAMVINGLGFIERRLYLFPEFFDDIAVERLFGEGISREQINDDVLGRTLDAIAEYGPTELFNDIVANCLIPTEYGSHCIHVDTTNFSVTGEYESDFNTEGIQITYGHPKDGRWDLKRFVLGMASNQHGVPLFLQTFSGNESDKETLRIIIEKLQNSLKSGEKIYHVADAAFYTEKNLQTLGQHTFWISRVPVIIKEAKELVKSDCQFIPCDDNRYSYSESFSEYAGIRQKWVMYHSKPMHEQQSKTFDKNLVKELEKAKTSLRKVCAQEYACEPDARIAAEKWLEKNHKYQFSELEILMIQRKEEKKRGRPKAGEPLVNSYKITADIEYNDSVVEQERQNLGRFVLATNDTEMSADELLRNYKAQGTVERGFRFLKDKSFRVAEVYLKKNSRIQALAMIMVLCLFIYSMTEFRLRKMLVQSGETVTSQTKKQTQRPALKWTFFLFRRVREFSFVEGDKRIKRITNLNDELKKILRLLGGEYEKYYC; this is translated from the coding sequence ATGCCCTTCATTGACGGTTTTGATGACGAATCAATCCTTTCCGTTGGCCATCTTGGCATCGTAGCCGGAGCCTACGACTCTCTTGGTATCGCGAATATAATCGACAATGCAATACCCAAGACCCGAAACCATAATCTCACCCATTCTCAGGCCGTGAAAGCTATGGTGATCAATGGTCTTGGATTCATCGAACGCCGTCTTTATCTTTTTCCGGAATTTTTTGATGATATTGCCGTTGAAAGACTATTTGGGGAGGGAATTTCCCGAGAACAGATAAATGATGATGTATTAGGCAGAACACTGGATGCTATTGCAGAATATGGTCCAACTGAGTTATTCAACGATATCGTAGCAAATTGCCTTATTCCAACAGAATATGGCTCGCATTGCATTCACGTCGATACCACTAACTTTAGTGTGACAGGCGAATACGAATCCGATTTCAACACAGAAGGAATTCAGATTACCTACGGTCATCCGAAGGATGGCCGATGGGATCTCAAGCGTTTTGTCCTTGGCATGGCATCAAATCAGCATGGTGTACCATTATTTCTCCAGACTTTTTCCGGGAATGAATCGGATAAAGAGACACTCCGAATCATTATTGAAAAACTTCAGAACAGTCTCAAATCAGGCGAAAAAATCTATCATGTAGCTGATGCTGCATTTTATACCGAAAAAAATCTCCAGACTTTAGGTCAGCACACTTTCTGGATTAGTCGTGTACCGGTTATCATTAAAGAGGCTAAGGAACTGGTCAAATCAGATTGTCAGTTCATACCGTGCGATGATAATCGCTATTCATATAGTGAATCTTTCAGTGAATATGCAGGAATCAGACAGAAATGGGTGATGTACCATTCAAAACCAATGCATGAACAACAGAGTAAAACGTTTGATAAGAATCTGGTAAAAGAACTGGAAAAAGCCAAAACATCTCTTCGAAAAGTCTGTGCACAGGAATATGCATGTGAACCTGACGCACGCATTGCAGCAGAGAAATGGTTAGAAAAAAATCATAAGTATCAGTTTAGCGAGCTTGAAATTCTCATGATTCAAAGGAAAGAAGAGAAAAAACGAGGTAGACCAAAAGCCGGTGAACCATTAGTTAATTCATATAAGATTACTGCTGATATCGAATACAATGACAGCGTAGTCGAGCAGGAACGCCAAAATCTTGGACGTTTTGTTCTGGCAACGAATGACACTGAGATGTCTGCCGATGAATTGCTCAGGAATTATAAAGCTCAAGGAACAGTTGAGAGAGGATTTAGGTTCCTGAAAGACAAGTCGTTCCGGGTTGCTGAGGTCTATTTAAAGAAAAATTCGCGGATTCAGGCTTTGGCTATGATCATGGTATTGTGTCTTTTTATTTACTCTATGACTGAGTTTCGGCTGAGAAAGATGCTGGTACAGTCTGGTGAAACAGTCACCAGCCAGACAAAAAAGCAGACACAAAGACCGGCATTGAAATGGACATTTTTCCTGTTCAGGAGGGTGAGGGAGTTCTCATTTGTTGAGGGTGATAAAAGAATAAAACGAATTACAAATCTGAATGATGAATTGAAAAAGATATTGCGGTTATTGGGGGGAGAGTATGAAAAATACTATTGTTGA
- a CDS encoding Glu/Leu/Phe/Val family dehydrogenase, which yields MSKVNPFEMAQQQLLDCAKILNLEESVVELLMQPQRQIQVSIPVKMDNGTTRVFQGFRVQYNNALGPYKGGIRYHPEETIDTVRALAAWMTWKASVLGLPLGGGKGGIICNPKEMSKGELERLSRGYIRAIWKNLGPDTDVPAPDVYTDGQIMAWMMDEYSTIQGKNQFGLLTGKPLLVGGSLGRSDATAKGGMYTLREAAKELNIDLSKATIAILGFGNAGTFAATLAEEMFGSKIVAVTDSKGGVYDANGLDIAALAEHKKNTRSVIKYKGLDVLTNDDVLALPVDIIVAAAPDEGAINAKVAETIKAKIICELANGPTTPGGDEILAKNGVHVIPDFLCNAGGVTVSYYEMVQNMYMHYWTLDDVYAKLDKAMTKSYHEVLAASKEFRINMRQAAYVVAVKRVVEAMKIRGWV from the coding sequence ATGTCAAAGGTTAACCCATTCGAAATGGCTCAGCAACAGCTTTTAGACTGTGCTAAAATTCTTAATCTTGAGGAGAGCGTTGTTGAACTCCTGATGCAGCCGCAGAGACAGATTCAGGTATCTATTCCTGTAAAAATGGATAACGGTACAACACGTGTGTTTCAGGGATTCCGTGTGCAGTACAACAATGCACTTGGTCCATACAAAGGTGGTATCCGCTACCATCCTGAAGAGACAATCGACACAGTACGTGCACTTGCGGCATGGATGACCTGGAAAGCATCAGTTTTAGGTCTTCCTCTTGGAGGCGGAAAGGGTGGCATCATATGCAATCCAAAAGAGATGTCAAAAGGCGAGCTTGAACGTTTAAGCCGCGGGTATATTAGAGCAATCTGGAAAAACCTCGGTCCTGATACAGATGTTCCTGCACCTGATGTCTACACCGATGGCCAGATTATGGCATGGATGATGGATGAATACTCAACTATTCAGGGGAAAAACCAGTTTGGCCTTCTTACCGGAAAGCCATTATTAGTCGGTGGTTCACTTGGAAGAAGTGATGCAACTGCAAAGGGTGGTATGTACACACTCCGTGAGGCAGCAAAGGAATTAAACATTGATCTCTCAAAGGCAACCATTGCAATTCTTGGATTTGGAAATGCAGGAACATTTGCTGCAACACTTGCAGAAGAGATGTTTGGATCAAAGATTGTTGCAGTAACTGATTCAAAAGGCGGTGTCTATGACGCAAACGGACTAGACATTGCGGCATTAGCTGAACACAAGAAGAATACACGCTCAGTTATCAAATACAAAGGACTTGATGTTCTTACAAACGATGATGTTTTAGCCCTTCCGGTTGACATCATTGTTGCTGCAGCACCTGATGAAGGAGCAATCAATGCAAAAGTTGCAGAAACAATAAAAGCTAAAATCATCTGTGAACTAGCAAATGGTCCGACAACACCAGGGGGAGATGAAATTCTTGCTAAGAATGGTGTTCATGTAATTCCGGATTTCCTTTGCAATGCAGGAGGAGTAACAGTTTCATATTATGAGATGGTTCAGAATATGTACATGCATTACTGGACTCTTGATGACGTTTATGCAAAACTCGACAAAGCAATGACCAAATCCTACCATGAAGTACTTGCAGCATCAAAAGAATTCAGGATCAACATGCGACAGGCTGCATATGTTGTTGCAGTAAAGCGTGTTGTTGAAGCAATGAAAATTCGCGGCTGGGTATAA
- a CDS encoding deoxyguanosinetriphosphate triphosphohydrolase family protein, whose product MYRDYIKSLETLYSSYATPDKNAKRRKNTYQSNIRSEFSRDSDRIIHSHAFARYIDKTQVFYFVKNDHITHRSLHVQIVSKIARTIGRALHLNEDLIEAISLGHDIGHPPYGHTGEKELSLLCPKHNIGNFMHNVQSVRLLDNIEDTDLTIQVLDGILSHNGEVNDRYLKPLVYDNWDEFDKKIRQAERNCHIYPMTAEGCIVRLADTIAYIGRDIQDAKEVGLIDNNIEYPLNSLEVLGNSNRDIVNSLIMNLLQNSDPKKGVFSYSKDAFEALSALKEFNYKNIYENPKLTCQKGKIANMYSVLFEQYLDDLNNNNQNSPVYQHFLKAEYLKRKHSYLKEESPEKIVCDFISGMTDNYFEKRFYDLVLPTQTDGKFI is encoded by the coding sequence ATGTACAGAGACTATATTAAGAGTCTTGAAACGCTTTATTCGTCTTATGCAACACCAGATAAGAATGCAAAAAGGCGCAAAAATACATATCAGTCAAATATTAGATCAGAATTTTCCCGTGATTCTGACAGAATAATTCATTCTCACGCATTTGCACGATATATTGATAAAACTCAGGTATTTTATTTTGTTAAAAACGATCACATAACTCACCGTTCTCTTCATGTCCAGATTGTTTCTAAAATTGCAAGGACAATAGGAAGAGCGCTTCATTTAAACGAAGATTTAATCGAGGCAATTTCATTGGGTCATGACATCGGGCATCCCCCATATGGACATACAGGCGAAAAAGAACTTTCTTTATTATGTCCAAAGCACAATATCGGAAATTTTATGCATAATGTCCAAAGTGTGAGGCTTTTGGATAATATTGAGGATACTGATCTTACAATACAGGTTCTTGATGGAATACTTTCTCACAATGGTGAGGTAAACGATCGTTATTTAAAACCCCTGGTATATGACAACTGGGATGAATTTGACAAAAAAATAAGACAGGCAGAAAGAAACTGTCACATTTATCCAATGACTGCAGAGGGCTGTATTGTAAGACTTGCTGACACCATTGCATACATAGGCAGAGATATACAAGATGCAAAAGAAGTTGGACTAATTGATAATAATATAGAATATCCTCTAAATTCATTAGAAGTTCTTGGAAACAGTAATCGAGATATTGTAAACAGTCTGATAATGAATTTATTACAAAACAGTGATCCCAAAAAAGGAGTTTTTTCATATAGCAAAGATGCATTTGAAGCTTTATCAGCTTTAAAAGAATTTAACTACAAAAATATTTATGAAAATCCCAAACTTACCTGTCAGAAAGGAAAAATTGCAAATATGTATTCTGTTCTTTTTGAACAGTATCTTGATGATCTGAATAATAACAATCAAAATTCTCCTGTATATCAGCATTTTCTTAAGGCTGAATATCTTAAAAGAAAACATTCATATCTAAAAGAAGAATCTCCGGAAAAAATAGTCTGTGATTTTATCTCAGGGATGACTGACAATTATTTTGAGAAAAGATTTTATGATCTGGTGCTTCCAACTCAGACCGACGGGAAATTCATCTAA
- a CDS encoding M20/M25/M40 family metallo-hydrolase: protein MNVSKICSELVRLKSENPPGITKGTAQYIGDILKSLDISFKFTDDGNGRCNIYTDYPDKPLLLMGHLDVVPVLNDGWDKDPFSGEISSGYVYGRGSTDMKGGCAALISAVYQHLKNSYELPCNLCFVCDEENGGNAGIKHLLSKNVYKPCDCIIAEPTPYLNPAIGQKGLLRADIEVKGEPAHGSLYPAVGVSAVMKSVDLLHFIQRMHEREYVNDKKLDEIIKKSSSVLAEIFNIQNPEKVLRRITFNPGKICGGEEINIVAQKCRVNLEMRIPWGCSAYDIFDEISKKESSAEIKPLEICNPGLTEPNEKIVKTACRNIKKVYKKDSFPILQWAASDARYLREKSFRVIEYGPGDLKTIHGINEKVSIKNLNKSVEIYAGILKDYDS from the coding sequence ATGAATGTCTCTAAAATATGCTCAGAACTTGTCAGGCTGAAAAGTGAAAATCCTCCGGGAATTACTAAGGGTACTGCACAATATATCGGAGATATTTTAAAATCACTTGATATCTCTTTTAAATTTACAGATGACGGAAACGGCAGATGCAATATTTATACAGATTATCCTGATAAACCTCTTCTTTTAATGGGCCATCTGGATGTTGTTCCTGTATTAAATGACGGATGGGATAAAGATCCTTTTTCTGGTGAGATTTCATCAGGTTATGTCTATGGAAGAGGATCAACTGATATGAAAGGTGGATGTGCGGCATTAATTTCCGCAGTTTACCAACATTTAAAAAACAGTTATGAATTGCCATGCAACCTCTGTTTTGTATGTGATGAAGAAAATGGGGGTAATGCCGGGATAAAACATCTTCTTTCTAAGAATGTTTATAAGCCCTGTGACTGCATAATTGCCGAGCCAACGCCGTATCTGAATCCTGCAATCGGACAAAAAGGTCTTTTAAGAGCAGATATCGAAGTAAAAGGTGAACCTGCTCATGGCTCGCTTTATCCGGCAGTCGGTGTAAGTGCTGTTATGAAATCAGTCGATCTTTTACATTTCATTCAGAGAATGCATGAACGAGAATATGTAAATGATAAAAAACTGGATGAAATTATAAAAAAATCATCTTCTGTTTTAGCAGAAATTTTTAATATCCAAAATCCTGAGAAGGTTTTAAGAAGAATTACCTTCAATCCGGGAAAAATATGCGGTGGCGAAGAGATTAATATTGTTGCTCAAAAATGCAGGGTTAATCTTGAAATGAGGATCCCCTGGGGATGCAGTGCATATGATATATTTGATGAAATATCTAAGAAAGAATCTTCTGCTGAAATTAAACCTCTGGAGATATGTAATCCAGGTCTGACGGAGCCAAATGAAAAAATTGTAAAAACGGCCTGTAGAAATATCAAAAAAGTATATAAAAAAGATTCATTTCCAATTCTTCAATGGGCGGCAAGTGATGCCAGATATTTAAGAGAGAAAAGTTTTAGAGTTATTGAATACGGTCCTGGAGATTTAAAAACAATTCATGGAATAAATGAAAAAGTGTCGATAAAAAACCTGAATAAATCTGTTGAAATTTATGCAGGAATCTTGAAGGATTATGACTCATAA
- the moaA gene encoding GTP 3',8-cyclase MoaA yields MFLTDSYNRPVTNLRISLTARCNLKCKYCHREGEVSPKDEMSLDDISEILKTAAKFNMNSVKLTGGEPTMRKDIVDIIHSVPKSMEASMTTNGTLLAPIAQDLKDAGLSRVNISIDSLNREKYKEISGLDYLPRVLDGIDAAIDANLTPVKLNVVLLKDFNENEIEDFISYAGKKKDVILQFIELMDLNSDEKKSQIHSLEEDLEKRAKTIITRRMHHRKKYCIEGAEVEIVRPMHNNEFCAFCNRLRVTSDGELKPCLLRHDNHINIKGKRGAELESLFELAVSKREPFFK; encoded by the coding sequence ATGTTTCTGACAGACAGTTATAACCGACCGGTAACTAATCTTCGAATCAGTTTAACAGCAAGATGCAACCTTAAATGTAAATACTGCCACAGGGAAGGCGAAGTATCTCCAAAAGATGAGATGAGTCTTGATGATATTTCTGAGATTCTTAAAACTGCGGCAAAATTCAATATGAATAGCGTAAAACTTACCGGTGGAGAGCCTACAATGCGAAAAGACATTGTTGACATAATCCACAGTGTCCCAAAGTCAATGGAGGCATCCATGACAACAAATGGAACTCTTCTTGCACCAATTGCACAGGATTTAAAGGATGCAGGACTTTCAAGAGTTAATATCAGCATTGACAGCTTAAACAGGGAAAAGTATAAAGAAATTTCAGGTCTTGATTATCTTCCTCGTGTTTTAGATGGAATCGATGCTGCGATTGATGCCAATCTTACTCCTGTTAAACTAAACGTTGTACTTCTCAAGGACTTTAATGAGAATGAAATTGAGGATTTTATCTCCTATGCAGGTAAGAAAAAAGATGTTATTCTGCAGTTTATTGAACTGATGGATCTTAATTCTGATGAAAAAAAATCTCAAATTCACTCTCTTGAGGAAGATCTTGAAAAAAGAGCCAAAACAATTATTACAAGAAGAATGCACCACAGAAAGAAATACTGTATTGAAGGAGCTGAGGTGGAAATAGTTCGCCCTATGCATAATAATGAATTTTGTGCTTTCTGCAACAGATTAAGAGTGACATCTGACGGTGAGTTAAAGCCATGTCTGTTAAGGCATGACAATCACATAAACATTAAAGGAAAAAGAGGTGCTGAACTTGAATCTCTTTTTGAGCTCGCAGTAAGTAAAAGAGAACCTTTTTTTAAATAA